Proteins found in one Gigantopelta aegis isolate Gae_Host chromosome 12, Gae_host_genome, whole genome shotgun sequence genomic segment:
- the LOC121386597 gene encoding uncharacterized protein LOC121386597, with product MFIRPDNNVVIMCNNTKCFLEDKFDHKYSGMVDSPSQRTLTMKFFEPDVDAGEWKCMDILVYGVSSSCVKTDARSITYSDCAEPGIEGQRTTISCCRRKGWCLCPCSINFSGYLLDRSRPDHKSAKHDRHGLLLIHMRKTRVRK from the exons ATGTTTATTCGCCCGGATAATAACGTGGTGATCATGTGTAATAATACAAAGTGTTTCTTGGAAGATAAATTCGATCATAAGTATTCCGGTATGGTTGATTCGCCTTCGCAACGTACATTGACAATGAAGTTCTTCGAGCCAGACGTTGACGCGGGTGAATGGAAATGCATGGATATATTGGTTTACGGAGTTTCCTCTTCGTGTGTGAAGACCGATGCAA GGAGCATAACATACAGTGACTGCGCAGAACCTGGAATCGAAGGGCAAAGAACAACAATAAG ttGCTGCCGAAGGAAAGGATG GTGCCTGTGTCCATGTAGCATCAACTTCAGTGGTTATCTTCTGGACCGTAGCAgg CCTGACCATAAATCAGCTAAACATGATCGCCATGGTCTTTTATTAATTCACATGCGCAAGACAAGAGTCAGaaagtag
- the LOC121386598 gene encoding putative nuclease HARBI1 — MYDQLLVELRREDQRAFKNFLRMPPEMYDELVQRVGPRITKERTWYREPLDPGLKIAITLRHIASGTKYAAMKFGCRVPHNTQSLAVREVCQAIIDEYLDEAMTCPTTPEGRREISDQFMEKWNFPHTCGALDGKHVACKAPPKSGSVYYNYKGFYSIVLMALVDTDYKFLWADVGSPGASSDAQIYNESELKEMAEDGTIGFPAPDPLPNDYKDVPYVFVVDDAFGLRKHMMKPYTLRGLTDEERIFNYRLSRARRVVENAFGILANRFQILLTTMQHHPSTVKIIVKACIVLHNLMRMRYPTEMSPKEMTKK, encoded by the coding sequence ATGTATGACCAGCTGCTGGTGGAGCTCCGCAGAGAGGACCAGAGGGCCTTCAAGAACTTCCTCAGAATGCCCCCAGAGATGTACGATGAGCTGGTACAGCGAGTTGGTCCCAGGATCACCAAAGAAAGAACCTGGTACAGGGAGCCCCTGGATCCTGGTCTGAAGATTGCCATCACTCTGCGCCACATCGCCTCTGGGACCAAGTACGCGGCCATGAAGTTTGGTTGCAGGGTACCCCACAACACCCAGTCACTGGCCGTGAGAGAAGTCTGCCAAGCCATCATTGACGAGTACCTGGACGAGGCGATGACCTGCCCCACAACCCCTGAAGGCCGGCGTGAGATCTCAGACCAGTTCATGGAGAAGTGGAACTTCCCACATACCTGTGGTGCCCTTGATGGCAAGCACGTTGCCTGCAAGGCTCCTCCAAAGAGTGGTTCGGTGTATTATAATTACAAGGGGTTCTACTCCATCGTGCTCATGGCACTGGTAGATACGGACTACAAATTCCTCTGGGCAGATGTGGGTAGTCCCGGAGCCTCGTCTGACGCCCAGATCTACAACGAGTCTGAACTCAAAGAAATGGCTGAAGATGGAACCATTGGCTTCCCTGCTCCAGATCCTCTTCCTAATGACTACAAGGATGTGCCATACGTCTTCGTCGTTGATGATGCGTTTGGCCTACGGAAGCACATGATGAAGCCATACACCTTGCGTGGTCTTACAGATGAAGAGAGGATCTTCAATTACAGACTGTCCCGAGCCAGGAGGGTTGTTGAAAATGCCTTTGGCATTCTGGCAAACCGCTTCCAGATTTTGCTTACCACAATGCAGCACCACCCATCCACCGTCAAAATCATCGTGAAGGCATGCATTGTTCTCCACAACTTGATGAGGATGAGGTATCCAACAGAAATGTCTCCAAAGGAGATGACAAAAAAGTAG